One window of the Chryseotalea sp. WA131a genome contains the following:
- a CDS encoding NupC/NupG family nucleoside CNT transporter, whose product MDYLRAIIGLLFIVAIAYLLSGNRKKIDWKLVGIGMLFQIVIGLAIAKVGFVRVVFEFISDKFVTFLGFAREGSSFVFGSLASNTSNTGFIFAFQALPTVIFFSAVTAGLYYLGILQKIVFGFAWLMTKAMRLSGSESLSAAANIFMGQTEAPLLVKPFIAKMTKSELFCLMVGGMATLAGSVLATYVGLLGGNSQEEKTLFTTYLLCASIMNAPSAIVLAKMFYPQDEPEKIDTELKVNKEQIGVNLVDALASGAADGLKLALNIGGMLIAFIAIIYAVNWVLVDFVGAVTGLNEFVKTSTNGAFNGFSLQYILGQVFRVFAFMMGVDWQQTLSVGSLLGQKMVINEFVAYVDLSQMKEAGILDAKSIRIATYALCGFANFSSIAIQIGGIGGMAPGRQGDLSRMGFKAMLAASLATMMTATISGAIF is encoded by the coding sequence ATGGATTACCTACGTGCCATTATCGGTCTCCTTTTTATAGTTGCCATTGCTTACCTGCTGTCGGGGAATAGAAAGAAAATCGATTGGAAGTTGGTGGGAATTGGCATGTTATTTCAGATTGTGATTGGGTTGGCCATTGCCAAGGTTGGATTTGTGCGTGTGGTTTTTGAGTTTATTAGCGACAAGTTCGTTACCTTCCTTGGGTTTGCTCGCGAAGGTTCTTCGTTTGTATTTGGCTCGTTGGCTTCCAATACTTCCAACACAGGTTTTATTTTTGCTTTTCAAGCATTGCCAACTGTGATTTTCTTTTCGGCTGTTACGGCAGGCCTGTATTATTTAGGCATCCTTCAAAAAATTGTTTTCGGTTTTGCGTGGCTGATGACCAAAGCCATGCGCCTATCGGGAAGCGAAAGCCTCTCGGCAGCCGCCAATATTTTTATGGGCCAAACGGAAGCACCGCTATTGGTGAAACCCTTCATCGCCAAAATGACCAAGTCAGAGTTGTTTTGTTTAATGGTAGGAGGGATGGCCACCTTGGCAGGAAGCGTGTTGGCTACTTACGTGGGATTGCTGGGAGGAAATAGCCAAGAAGAAAAAACGTTGTTCACCACCTATTTGCTGTGCGCTTCCATTATGAATGCACCGTCCGCCATTGTGTTGGCAAAAATGTTTTACCCCCAAGATGAACCCGAAAAAATTGATACCGAACTAAAAGTAAACAAAGAACAGATAGGTGTAAACTTAGTAGATGCCTTGGCCAGTGGTGCGGCTGATGGTTTAAAACTCGCATTGAATATCGGTGGGATGTTGATTGCTTTCATCGCGATTATCTATGCCGTCAATTGGGTGTTAGTCGATTTTGTAGGAGCGGTAACAGGATTGAATGAATTTGTGAAGACGAGCACGAACGGTGCCTTCAATGGATTTTCACTGCAATATATATTAGGTCAAGTCTTCCGTGTTTTTGCCTTTATGATGGGGGTAGATTGGCAGCAAACACTAAGTGTTGGCAGCTTGCTAGGGCAGAAAATGGTCATCAATGAATTTGTAGCATATGTTGATTTGTCGCAGATGAAAGAAGCCGGAATACTCGATGCAAAATCGATTCGTATTGCTACCTATGCACTTTGCGGGTTTGCCAACTTTAGTTCAATAGCTATTCAGATTGGAGGCATCGGAGGTATGGCACCCGGTCGCCAGGGTGATTTATCGCGCATGGGTTTCAAAGCGATGTTGGCCGCTTCATTGGCTACCATGATGACCGCTACTATTTCAGGGGCAATTTTTTAG
- a CDS encoding alpha-amylase family protein, which produces MQKCSFLLLAILVLACSAPKEKIPDTPTMPGTTSKMVVYQMMTRLFSNTNSTNKFYGSVEENGVGKMDNINEAALKGIKQLGVTHVWYTGIIEHALLTDYSKYGIALDDADVVKGKAGSPYAIKDYYDVNPDLAVSVPNRMKEFEALVERTHAQELKVIIDFVPNHVARSYKSDAKPADIKDLGEGDDNTVSFKSTNNFYYLPGHAFQPPKGPYELEAPKSDGNFSENPAKVTGNNQFTAAPNLGDWFETIKLNYGIDYQNGEKKNFEPIPNTWEKMCDILIYWTNKKVDGFRCDMAEMVPVEFWQWAIPQIKKVNPEIIFIAEIYNPAQYRNYLDNGQFDFLYDKVQLYDTLRLMVNQKAHTNGIAHVQESLKGINHNMLHFLENHDEQRFASPFFAGDPWKAVPAMVVSACIDEGPVMIYFGQEVGEPGAKAEGFSGDDGRTTMFDYWGVPQHQKWVNELKFDGGQLSDEQKQLRQFYGDILALASSNQAIARGKYTDLTNYNQQKGNMSAFVHAFARYHQEEKLIIVSNFDSKMEAVKVEIPKELANEIGLSEGTAYVGRDLLRSGAEIGINEKLTMSMEIPAYSSFILKIK; this is translated from the coding sequence ATGCAAAAGTGCTCATTTCTGCTATTGGCTATTTTGGTATTAGCCTGTAGCGCCCCAAAAGAAAAGATACCCGATACCCCCACGATGCCCGGAACCACCAGCAAAATGGTTGTCTATCAAATGATGACCCGCCTTTTTTCCAACACAAACTCGACCAACAAGTTTTACGGTTCTGTTGAAGAGAATGGCGTAGGCAAGATGGATAACATCAACGAAGCCGCACTCAAAGGCATCAAGCAATTGGGGGTTACCCATGTTTGGTACACGGGCATCATCGAACATGCCTTGCTAACCGATTACTCCAAATATGGAATTGCCCTAGACGATGCTGATGTGGTAAAAGGGAAGGCCGGCTCGCCTTATGCCATCAAAGACTATTATGATGTCAATCCTGATTTAGCAGTAAGTGTGCCGAATCGAATGAAGGAATTTGAAGCATTGGTAGAGCGAACCCATGCCCAAGAATTGAAAGTGATAATTGATTTTGTACCGAACCACGTGGCGCGGTCATATAAATCAGATGCCAAGCCTGCTGATATTAAAGATTTAGGTGAAGGTGATGACAACACCGTTTCTTTTAAGTCGACCAATAACTTTTACTATTTGCCTGGCCATGCTTTTCAGCCCCCCAAGGGACCTTACGAATTGGAAGCTCCTAAATCAGATGGAAATTTTTCGGAAAATCCCGCCAAGGTTACAGGCAACAATCAGTTTACGGCTGCACCCAATTTGGGCGATTGGTTTGAAACCATCAAACTGAATTATGGAATCGATTATCAAAATGGTGAAAAGAAAAACTTTGAGCCTATCCCCAATACATGGGAAAAGATGTGCGACATTTTGATCTATTGGACAAATAAAAAAGTAGATGGCTTCCGTTGCGATATGGCGGAGATGGTGCCCGTTGAATTTTGGCAGTGGGCAATCCCACAAATCAAAAAAGTAAATCCTGAAATAATTTTCATTGCCGAAATATATAACCCTGCTCAATACCGAAATTATTTAGACAACGGTCAGTTTGATTTTCTGTACGATAAAGTACAATTGTATGATACCCTTCGGTTGATGGTCAACCAAAAAGCGCATACCAACGGCATCGCTCACGTACAAGAAAGCTTGAAAGGCATTAACCACAACATGCTTCATTTTTTGGAGAATCATGACGAGCAACGTTTTGCTTCTCCTTTTTTTGCTGGCGACCCATGGAAGGCGGTGCCAGCCATGGTGGTGAGTGCCTGTATTGACGAAGGCCCTGTGATGATTTACTTTGGCCAAGAAGTTGGTGAGCCGGGAGCAAAAGCCGAAGGATTTTCAGGTGACGATGGTCGCACCACTATGTTCGATTATTGGGGTGTGCCGCAACATCAAAAATGGGTGAACGAGTTGAAGTTTGACGGTGGCCAATTAAGCGATGAACAAAAACAACTGCGGCAATTCTACGGAGATATTTTGGCACTCGCTTCCAGCAATCAAGCAATTGCACGAGGAAAGTATACAGACCTTACTAATTACAACCAACAGAAAGGGAATATGTCCGCCTTCGTTCACGCGTTTGCTCGATATCACCAAGAAGAGAAACTTATCATTGTTTCCAATTTTGATTCAAAAATGGAAGCTGTAAAAGTTGAAATTCCAAAAGAACTGGCAAATGAAATAGGACTCTCAGAAGGCACAGCTTACGTGGGCCGTGATTTGCTGCGCAGTGGTGCCGAAATTGGTATCAATGAAAAGCTAACAATGTCGATGGAGATTCCGGCCTACAGTTCATTCATTTTAAAAATTAAGTAA
- a CDS encoding alpha-1,4-glucan--maltose-1-phosphate maltosyltransferase: MLGKSRVIIENVQPVVEGGLYPAKRTVGETVQVTAAIFGDGHDHLRASLLFKKKGTAKWHTKEMLPTYNDEWGASFHVAEKGIYVFTIHAWIDHFETWYDGLKKKAAAKVDVKVELMEGANFLKTLANNGLANLLNLATKLENTAKYQEAIDLVLSKEFEKIVHDYPLKENETQYAEEVEVIVEHTKANFSAWYEFFPRSSSMEVGKHGTFQDCIRLLPRVAAMGFDVLYFPPIHPIGKLNRKGKNNNVRAEKGEPGSPWAIGSDEGGHKAILPALGTLEDFKKLVFEAKKLGIDVAMDIAFQCAPDHPYVKDHPDWFKQRPDGSIQYAENPPKKYQDIYPFNFESNDWKNLWEELKSVFLFWMEQGVSVFRIDNPHTKPIPFWQWVISEVQKVNPDVIFLSEAFTRPKIMASLGKVGFTQSYTYFTWRVTKQEIVEYMNELVHGASRNYFRPNFWPNTPDILPYHLQIQGENSFIMRYALAATLSSNYGVYGPSYEFYENTPIAGKEEYYNSEKYEVRHYDWKRTNRMTDIMSILNKIRKENEALQSTWNIQFCPIENSQLLAYLKATDDLSSIILVVVNLDVNGKQSGYVQLPKSRLNLGDKINIKLHDLITDEYYTWTQEWNFVELNPHKMPFHLFKIEIHESNM; this comes from the coding sequence ATGCTAGGAAAGTCTCGCGTCATCATTGAAAATGTTCAACCCGTAGTGGAGGGTGGTTTGTATCCTGCTAAGCGCACCGTTGGCGAAACCGTACAAGTTACTGCCGCCATCTTTGGCGATGGCCACGACCACCTCCGTGCTTCCCTTCTGTTTAAAAAGAAAGGCACTGCCAAATGGCATACAAAAGAGATGCTTCCTACTTACAATGATGAATGGGGCGCATCTTTCCATGTGGCGGAAAAGGGAATTTATGTGTTTACTATCCATGCATGGATTGACCATTTCGAAACGTGGTACGATGGGCTCAAAAAGAAAGCGGCCGCCAAAGTAGATGTGAAAGTAGAGTTGATGGAGGGTGCCAATTTTTTAAAGACTTTAGCAAACAATGGTCTTGCTAACCTACTCAATTTGGCAACAAAATTGGAGAATACAGCCAAGTACCAAGAGGCCATCGATTTGGTATTGAGCAAAGAGTTTGAAAAAATTGTTCATGATTATCCGCTGAAAGAAAACGAAACCCAATACGCAGAAGAAGTAGAAGTTATCGTGGAGCATACCAAAGCAAACTTTAGTGCTTGGTACGAATTTTTCCCCCGCTCCAGTTCAATGGAAGTAGGCAAACACGGCACTTTTCAAGATTGTATTCGGTTGTTGCCACGCGTGGCCGCCATGGGTTTTGATGTATTGTATTTTCCCCCCATTCATCCAATCGGTAAGCTCAATAGAAAAGGAAAAAACAATAATGTGCGTGCCGAAAAAGGTGAACCGGGTTCCCCTTGGGCAATCGGCAGTGACGAAGGTGGGCACAAAGCGATATTGCCAGCGCTTGGCACGCTAGAAGATTTTAAGAAATTGGTTTTCGAAGCAAAGAAGTTGGGAATCGATGTGGCCATGGACATTGCCTTTCAATGTGCGCCCGACCATCCGTATGTCAAAGACCATCCCGATTGGTTTAAGCAACGTCCGGATGGTTCCATTCAATACGCGGAGAATCCACCAAAAAAGTACCAAGACATATACCCATTCAATTTTGAATCTAACGATTGGAAAAACCTATGGGAAGAATTGAAGTCAGTATTTTTATTTTGGATGGAACAAGGTGTTTCTGTTTTCAGAATCGATAATCCGCACACCAAGCCCATTCCGTTTTGGCAATGGGTGATAAGCGAAGTACAAAAAGTAAATCCAGATGTTATCTTCTTGTCGGAAGCATTTACCCGTCCGAAGATTATGGCTTCGCTTGGCAAAGTTGGGTTCACACAATCCTACACGTACTTTACTTGGCGTGTAACCAAACAAGAGATAGTGGAGTACATGAATGAGTTAGTGCATGGGGCATCGCGCAATTATTTCCGTCCTAACTTTTGGCCAAACACGCCCGACATTCTTCCTTATCATTTGCAAATTCAAGGGGAAAACAGTTTCATTATGCGCTATGCTTTGGCGGCAACATTATCTTCTAATTACGGTGTATACGGACCCTCGTATGAATTTTACGAGAACACTCCCATTGCAGGAAAAGAAGAATATTACAATTCGGAAAAATATGAAGTGCGCCACTACGATTGGAAGAGAACCAATCGGATGACAGACATCATGTCAATCCTCAATAAAATCAGAAAAGAAAACGAAGCGCTGCAATCTACTTGGAACATTCAATTCTGCCCGATTGAAAACAGTCAGTTGTTGGCGTATTTAAAAGCAACAGATGATTTGTCAAGCATTATTCTGGTAGTTGTTAATTTGGATGTGAATGGCAAACAATCAGGGTATGTGCAATTACCAAAGTCGCGATTGAATTTGGGGGATAAAATCAATATCAAACTGCACGATTTGATTACCGATGAATATTATACGTGGACGCAGGAGTGGAATTTTGTAGAACTCAATCCACACAAGATGCCGTTCCATTTGTTTAAAATTGAAATACACGAGTCAAACATGTAA
- the treS gene encoding maltose alpha-D-glucosyltransferase: MPKNDPLWFKDAIIYELSVRAFYDSNADGIGDFPGLIQKLDYLEDLGINTLWLLPFFPSPLKDDGFDVTEYCDIHPDYGTLADFKLFLKEAHRRNIRVITELILNHTSDQHPWFQKSRKAREGSRYKDYYVWSLTADKYKEARVMFTDSESSNWAWDNEAKAYYWHRFYRHQPELNFDNPEVQLEMIKVVDFWMKIGVDGFRLPNVPFLFEEEGTNCENLPQTHAFLKRLRSHIDKHYEDRILIAEANLWPEDAAKYFGEGTECHMNFNYPLMPRLFLGLRTEDSYPIIDIIEQTPATPAAGQWAVFLRNHDEIALEMVTEEEKDYLFKAYATDPHTKHNLGINRRLAPLLNNDRRKIELLYTILFSLPGTPVIYYGDEIGMGDNIYLGDRFGVRTPMQWNLNINAGFSDANPQRLFLPIVTDPIYRYESLNVATQEESPSSLMWWVRNVLAMRKRLNVFGRGELKFIESTNSKVLCFARSYQNQKVIVVANLSQFSQATTLNLSDFRDCDITEVFSQNRFESVGVGDYNITIGPYGYFWFQADASEAKESATNSNELFLYQSDLSWERLFGNYNEVRIIERKVLQPFMKKCRWFGGKAKVISKMGIHKVIPVKVEGETHYLTIIQVDYVQRLPELYFLPMCFVPADNLFDKTEFIPQSVVCRAEIQDKTGFIMDSSYNKAFRDFLFTSMDRKARIKDDDGVLEFNSSVYVKLNSDQVESKILKAEQSNTSIIYNDQYFFKFYRKIENEINPDLEIVRFLSENTNFKNAPKYAGSVEYRDNDDKTMVFGLLQEKVENQGDSWVMTLDSVGRFYERVMAKAKKEKLPKLVNRDAIKFEDAPELIQEFIGKGFYERVVRLGQRTAEMHLALASDKSSPSFDPEYFSANYQRSLYSSLRKLLNDRLKLLRQSLPKLDEATKKLAIEVLEMEDLILECFSEIYQTRINAIKTRIHGDYHLGQVLFTGKDFIIIDFEGEPGFSFSERRLKKNPLKDVAGMMRSFHYAAFGKILLNENYREKDLEFLEQWAEQWQHYVSRFYLGAYLEKIGMEKSLSPENEILIRTYLIEKAVYELGYELNGRPDWVNIPLRGIRYQMKRYELAKEMMKKK, translated from the coding sequence ATGCCCAAAAACGACCCGCTTTGGTTTAAAGATGCTATTATTTATGAGTTGAGCGTCCGTGCTTTTTACGATAGCAATGCGGACGGCATTGGTGATTTTCCTGGGCTCATTCAAAAGCTAGATTACCTCGAAGATCTTGGCATCAATACCTTATGGTTGCTTCCATTCTTTCCCTCACCACTAAAAGACGATGGTTTTGATGTAACCGAATATTGTGACATTCATCCAGACTATGGCACACTTGCTGACTTTAAATTGTTTTTAAAGGAAGCACACCGTAGAAATATACGAGTCATCACAGAATTGATTCTCAATCACACCTCCGATCAGCACCCGTGGTTTCAAAAATCGCGCAAAGCAAGAGAGGGTTCGCGTTATAAAGATTATTATGTTTGGAGCTTAACGGCCGATAAGTATAAGGAAGCCCGCGTCATGTTTACCGATTCCGAAAGCTCAAATTGGGCGTGGGACAACGAAGCGAAGGCATATTATTGGCACCGCTTCTACCGCCATCAGCCCGAACTTAATTTTGATAATCCGGAAGTACAGTTGGAAATGATAAAGGTGGTTGACTTTTGGATGAAGATTGGCGTGGATGGTTTTCGATTGCCCAACGTTCCGTTTTTGTTTGAAGAAGAAGGAACGAATTGCGAGAACCTACCCCAAACACATGCTTTCTTAAAGCGTCTTCGTTCACATATTGATAAACATTATGAAGACCGCATCCTAATTGCTGAAGCAAATCTGTGGCCCGAAGATGCGGCCAAATATTTTGGTGAAGGAACCGAGTGCCACATGAACTTCAACTACCCGTTGATGCCTCGATTGTTTTTGGGACTTCGCACCGAAGACAGTTATCCCATCATTGATATAATTGAACAAACTCCGGCAACACCTGCCGCTGGTCAATGGGCTGTTTTCTTGCGTAACCACGATGAAATTGCGCTGGAGATGGTGACCGAAGAAGAAAAAGACTATTTGTTCAAGGCGTATGCAACGGACCCCCACACCAAACATAATTTAGGTATCAACCGTAGACTTGCACCGTTGCTTAACAACGACCGAAGAAAAATTGAATTGCTGTACACAATTTTGTTTTCCTTACCGGGAACTCCCGTGATTTATTACGGTGACGAAATAGGCATGGGTGATAATATTTATCTAGGTGACCGGTTCGGTGTCCGTACACCGATGCAGTGGAATTTGAACATCAATGCTGGTTTTTCGGATGCCAATCCTCAACGGTTGTTTTTGCCCATTGTGACCGACCCCATCTATCGATACGAATCGTTGAATGTGGCCACGCAAGAAGAAAGCCCGTCATCGTTGATGTGGTGGGTGAGAAATGTGTTGGCAATGCGTAAGCGACTCAATGTATTTGGGCGAGGTGAGTTAAAGTTTATTGAGAGCACTAATTCGAAAGTATTGTGTTTTGCTCGTTCGTATCAAAACCAAAAAGTGATTGTAGTAGCCAACTTATCACAGTTCTCACAAGCCACCACACTTAACCTTTCTGATTTCAGAGATTGCGACATCACCGAAGTGTTTAGCCAGAATCGTTTTGAAAGTGTTGGCGTAGGTGATTACAATATCACCATTGGTCCGTATGGTTATTTTTGGTTTCAGGCGGATGCTTCTGAAGCAAAGGAGTCGGCCACCAATAGTAATGAGTTGTTTCTCTATCAATCTGATTTATCGTGGGAACGATTGTTTGGAAACTATAACGAAGTGCGCATTATTGAGCGAAAGGTTCTTCAGCCTTTCATGAAAAAATGCCGATGGTTTGGAGGCAAGGCCAAGGTCATCAGCAAAATGGGCATCCACAAAGTCATTCCTGTAAAAGTGGAAGGTGAAACACATTACCTCACCATCATTCAAGTAGATTATGTGCAACGCTTGCCTGAATTGTATTTCTTGCCAATGTGTTTTGTTCCAGCCGACAATCTGTTTGACAAAACCGAGTTTATTCCGCAAAGTGTAGTTTGCCGAGCTGAAATTCAAGACAAGACGGGTTTTATCATGGATAGCAGTTACAACAAAGCCTTCCGTGATTTTCTATTTACCAGTATGGATCGCAAAGCGCGAATCAAGGATGATGATGGTGTATTGGAGTTCAATTCCAGCGTCTATGTAAAGTTAAATTCAGACCAAGTTGAGTCTAAGATTTTAAAAGCAGAACAAAGCAATACTTCTATCATTTACAACGATCAATACTTTTTCAAATTCTATCGAAAAATAGAAAATGAAATCAATCCAGATTTGGAGATTGTTCGATTTTTATCGGAGAATACAAATTTTAAAAACGCGCCCAAATATGCTGGAAGTGTGGAGTATCGTGACAATGATGATAAAACCATGGTGTTTGGTTTGCTGCAAGAGAAGGTAGAGAACCAAGGCGATAGTTGGGTGATGACGCTGGATTCCGTGGGGCGTTTTTACGAGCGCGTGATGGCGAAAGCGAAAAAAGAAAAACTGCCCAAACTTGTAAACCGCGATGCCATTAAGTTTGAAGACGCGCCTGAGTTGATTCAAGAGTTTATTGGGAAAGGTTTTTATGAACGGGTTGTTCGTTTAGGTCAGCGCACAGCCGAAATGCACTTGGCGCTTGCTTCCGATAAATCAAGTCCTTCTTTTGATCCAGAATATTTTTCTGCGAATTATCAGCGCTCGTTGTATTCATCGCTCCGTAAACTGTTAAACGATCGACTGAAATTATTGAGACAATCGTTGCCCAAACTTGATGAAGCAACTAAAAAGTTAGCTATCGAAGTATTGGAGATGGAAGATTTAATATTGGAGTGCTTCAGTGAAATTTATCAAACCCGGATCAACGCCATTAAAACACGTATTCATGGCGATTATCATTTGGGTCAAGTATTGTTTACAGGAAAAGACTTTATCATCATCGATTTTGAAGGTGAACCCGGCTTTAGTTTTAGCGAACGCAGATTAAAGAAAAATCCATTGAAAGATGTAGCGGGCATGATGCGTTCGTTTCATTATGCTGCTTTCGGAAAGATTTTGCTCAATGAAAACTACCGAGAAAAGGATTTGGAATTTTTAGAGCAATGGGCAGAGCAGTGGCAACATTATGTAAGCCGGTTCTATTTAGGTGCCTATTTGGAAAAGATTGGAATGGAAAAATCGCTTTCGCCAGAAAACGAAATTTTGATTCGTACCTATTTGATTGAAAAAGCAGTGTATGAGTTGGGCTACGAGTTAAATGGTCGCCCCGATTGGGTAAATATTCCTCTGCGCGGCATTCGGTACCAAATGAAGCGGTATGAGTTGGCAAAGGAGATGATGAAAAAGAAATAA
- the glgB gene encoding 1,4-alpha-glucan branching protein GlgB produces MGKKIKKMVEEPEHFSLLTDYDVHLFKSGKHFKLYEKLGAHLATHKGKAGAYFAVWAPNARNVSVIGNFNNWSNKDHKLSPRWDESGIWEGFFPGIGKGEAYKYAILSNTGEYLEKADPFAFYAEIAPATASIVWNHDYKWTDKSWMAERKKNSSAPKPYSVYEVHLGSWRRKLEDGNRSLSYKELADELVYYVKEAGFTHVEFLPVMEHPFFGSWGYQLTGYYAPTSRFGNPQEFMFLVDALHKAEIGVILDWVPSHFPGDVHGLYRFDGTNLYEHADPRKGFHPDWSSYIYNYGRNEVRCFLISNALFWLDIFHADGLRVDAVASMLYLDYSRKAGEWIPNQYGGNENLEAISFLKEFNEVVYSSFPDAVTIAEESTAWPSVSKPTYLGGLGFGQKWMMGWMHDTLHYFKLDPVHRKYHQDEITFSIIYAFTENFMLPLSHDEVVHGKGSLFGRMPGDEWRKFANIRLMYSYMFTHPGTKLLFMGGEFGQTGEWNHDRSLDWDSLNGSTKHQGVLKVVKALNALYKNEKSLYQYGFDDRGFEWSDYSDRENSVIIYIRKADDKEDLLMVICNFTPETRQHYRVGVPYRGTWKEIFNSDDSDFGGSGAKNEGLLHTTPVKFHQKDYSVSLTLPPLGCIVLKLNEEVAEFEIE; encoded by the coding sequence ATGGGCAAAAAAATAAAGAAGATGGTAGAAGAGCCTGAACACTTTTCGTTGCTGACGGATTATGATGTGCACTTGTTCAAATCGGGCAAGCACTTTAAGCTCTACGAAAAGTTGGGCGCCCACTTGGCAACACATAAAGGTAAAGCGGGAGCGTACTTTGCAGTGTGGGCTCCGAATGCCCGAAATGTTTCGGTGATTGGTAATTTTAATAATTGGAGTAACAAAGACCACAAACTCTCTCCCCGTTGGGACGAATCTGGTATTTGGGAAGGTTTTTTTCCAGGTATCGGAAAAGGGGAAGCATACAAATATGCCATTCTTTCAAATACAGGCGAGTATTTGGAGAAAGCCGACCCCTTTGCATTTTATGCAGAGATTGCGCCAGCCACGGCTTCTATCGTTTGGAATCATGACTATAAATGGACAGACAAATCATGGATGGCAGAGCGGAAAAAAAATAGTTCTGCTCCTAAACCATATTCAGTTTATGAAGTGCACTTGGGCAGTTGGAGACGCAAACTAGAAGATGGTAACCGCTCGTTGAGTTATAAAGAGTTGGCCGATGAGTTAGTGTATTACGTGAAAGAAGCGGGCTTTACACACGTAGAGTTTTTGCCTGTAATGGAGCATCCATTTTTTGGCTCGTGGGGCTATCAGCTAACCGGATACTATGCGCCCACTAGTCGCTTTGGCAACCCGCAAGAGTTTATGTTTTTGGTGGATGCTCTTCACAAAGCTGAAATTGGCGTGATACTCGATTGGGTACCTTCTCACTTTCCAGGTGATGTACACGGGTTGTACAGATTTGATGGAACCAATCTGTACGAGCATGCGGATCCCCGTAAAGGCTTTCACCCAGATTGGAGCAGTTACATTTACAACTATGGACGAAATGAGGTGCGATGCTTTTTGATTAGCAACGCATTGTTTTGGTTGGATATTTTTCATGCCGATGGTTTACGTGTAGATGCAGTGGCGTCTATGTTGTATCTTGATTATTCTCGCAAAGCAGGGGAGTGGATCCCGAATCAATACGGTGGCAATGAAAATTTAGAAGCCATTTCATTCTTAAAAGAATTCAACGAAGTGGTGTATAGCAGTTTTCCAGATGCCGTCACCATTGCGGAAGAATCAACTGCGTGGCCAAGCGTTTCGAAGCCAACCTATTTAGGCGGACTTGGCTTTGGCCAGAAGTGGATGATGGGCTGGATGCACGATACCTTGCATTACTTTAAATTAGACCCGGTTCATCGCAAGTATCACCAAGATGAGATTACTTTCAGTATCATCTATGCGTTTACCGAAAACTTTATGTTGCCGCTTTCGCACGATGAGGTGGTTCATGGCAAAGGTTCGTTGTTCGGCCGAATGCCAGGCGATGAGTGGAGAAAGTTTGCCAATATTCGCTTGATGTATTCCTATATGTTTACTCACCCCGGAACGAAATTGTTGTTTATGGGTGGAGAATTTGGTCAGACAGGAGAATGGAACCATGACAGAAGCTTGGATTGGGATTCGTTGAATGGAAGTACCAAGCACCAAGGCGTATTGAAAGTTGTGAAGGCATTGAATGCACTTTATAAAAATGAAAAGTCTCTATACCAATATGGATTTGATGATCGTGGCTTTGAATGGTCAGATTATTCGGACAGAGAGAACAGTGTCATCATCTATATTCGCAAAGCAGATGACAAAGAGGATTTGCTGATGGTGATTTGTAACTTTACGCCAGAAACGCGTCAGCACTACCGGGTAGGTGTGCCTTATCGCGGAACGTGGAAAGAAATTTTCAATTCAGATGATTCTGACTTTGGCGGAAGCGGTGCAAAGAATGAAGGATTGTTGCACACGACACCCGTTAAGTTCCATCAAAAAGATTATTCTGTATCGTTAACCTTGCCGCCATTGGGTTGTATTGTATTGAAATTAAATGAAGAAGTAGCGGAGTTTGAGATTGAGTAA